The Collibacillus ludicampi region ACGGTCATCATGGTACTTTACTGGTATATATCAACATCTAAGTACGTGAAAGACTTCGTTTTCTCTTCCTCGATACTACAATAATAGCACAGTAGAAACGAAGCTTCCTGTCAAGATTCCGCCACTTTTCCGTCATGTATACACTCTTTAGCTTCTTGAGTGCTTCCCAGGTTAAAATTTTGGTCAATATTTCTCCACTTGAAATTTTGACTCCTGCTAGCACTGCAGAGCAGCACCGACCGCGCTATGGAGCTTCGCTTCCGAAGATGGAGAAATGAATTTCCGCCATATCCTCGTCTTCTTGTCCACACCTTATTCCTCCGATCTACGTAAACTATCACTACCACTAGTAAAAGGAGGGATACCGATTGCGTACTAGGGTTATTGATTACAATGCTGCGGAACCACGTCGTCGATTTAACTTGGCGACCGCAACGACAATTCCACATTCTCCGAACAGAATGAGACTGGCAACCATACGTCTCAATACAGGACCGAATCGTGATACTGATGACAACAAAGTGGAGTTGATTGGCACGGTCGGAGTTCGCGGAGTCACCGGAATTTCTCAACTTTTGTTTAGGATTTTCCGTGACGGAAGAGAGATTTTCGACACCCAGCAGGGAATCGAATCGGCGGGCTCCGAGCAGAACTATGCAGTAACGTTTCAGGCCATCGATTCCCGCGTGTCCGGCACTCATGTGTACACTCTAACAGTCGAGGATCGTGCAACGGGAACAACCGCAAATGTCGTTGGCCCAATCAGTTTCAGCGGATTGGCCACCCGGAGAACAGAATCTACAAACGTCTAGCCACAAAGGAAGTAATTAAGAGAGACGCCATCCGTGCGTCTAATTCTTTTAATACTTCCAACCACAGTGCGAACGCCAGTTTGTAAAACGCCTTCGCCTCTCTCGCTCATCCCCATCTCCACGTACACTAGGTTGCTCTCTATCTTTCGAATGTCAGACGTGCGGAGTTTCAACGCAGGATGAACTTGCTTCAAAGAATAATTTAGAACAGCTCAAGATAAACTATTTATTGTCCAATTACCAACCCTAAGCGTTTCTTATTGTTTCAAGACCACCAATTAGGTGGTTCTTTTTTACCTTTCAAAAGAAAACGCAAAAAGCCTCACTTACTGCGGTAGAGGCTTCACCGTCCCGATCCAGACCTTACCCGCCGGGATCACGGAAAATGCGCGCATGAGCTTCCAGTATCATTTGCCCCTGATACAGGTATAAATACCCAGAGCTCGCTCACACCTAGGGAGGTCTGGAGTGATCTATATGAATTACGTGGAAAGTAGTTTAAAAGACCGCCTGGTAATCAGACGGTCGTTTGTCACCTGGAGAAAATTGATCCTTAGTAACCGTATGCACCTGCACCTGCGCCAACTCCTGCTCCATAGCCTGCACCGCCATAACCAGGAACAAGTAAGAAGAACAAGACGAAAATGATAAGGAATACAATAGCCCAACGAGTAAAAGCTCCACCCTCAAAATCAAGATGTTATATCTTATCGAGGGGTGTGGCTTCCTGAAACGGCTAATAACCATAGCAAAAAGTTAAGACCGCCTGTTTCCAGGTGGTCAACGTGATGCGATGGTATTGAAACATTCACATCTACTGCCTCGTGGCTGTTGTACCATTCGCTACAATACCATAATAAGTTGAGTCCGATATACTGTGTAAAAATGGTTCAGTAATCTAGCAAAAATTGAGCCATTTCGCTTCCTCTTTGGTAGAATAAGGTTGGCGACTAATCTACTAAGGAGGAATGGAAAATGGCTCAATATCAGATTAACCTAAATGATGAAATTTTGCACGGTTTATTTCAGAGGGATGAAGCGGTAGCTCGATTAATCGAGCAAGTATTGAATCAGGTCCTTCAGGCCCAGGTTACAGAACAGCTGAAAGCAGCTCCGTATGAGCGTACCGAAGAACGTCAAGGATACCGGAATGGTACACTCCCCCATACTCTCACTACACGAGTAGGGACGCTCACGCTTCGCGTTCCAAGACTCCGGAATGGTCAATTCTCTACAGACCTTTTCATGCGCTATCAGCGGAGTGAACAAGCTCTCGTCTTAGCCTTAATGGAAATGGTGGTCAATGGGGTCTCCACCCGTAAGGTAGCCAAAATTACGGAGGAATTGTGTGGAACAGAGTTCTCAAAATCAACGGTGTCGGACTTGTGTAAACGCCTGGATCCCATTGTACATGCCTGGAACAATCGGAACCTTAGAGAGCATACGTATCCCTTTCTCATCGTGGATGCCATGGTTTTAAAAATCCGGGAAGAGGGACGTGTGCGTTCTCGGAGTGTCATGATCGCAACGGGCATTAACGAAGAAGGATATCGTGAAATCCTGGGGCTGATGCTTGGAGACAGCGAATCGGAAGCAAGCTGGACAGAGTTCTTTTCATGGCTCAAAAGCAGAGACTTGCGAGGCGTGGATATCGTCGTCTCGGACAGCCATAGTGGGTTGGTAAATGCCGTAAAAGCGCAATTTCAGGGATGTACGTGGCAACGTTGTCAAACTCATTTTATGCGTAACTTACTGGATGCTACACCCAAGTCCCTACAAGGGGATGTCTATGGGCGTATAAGAGCGATTCTTGACGCTCCTGACTTAAAAACGGCGAGAGTCTTACTGAACCAGGTGATCGAAGACTATTACGAAAAAGCTCCACGTGCTATGCGGGTGCTTGAAGAAGGATTTGACGATGTGACAGCTGTATTGGAGCTTCCAGAACGTTATCGCAAGCGATTACGCACAACCAATGGCCAGGAGCGCCTGAACGAAGAAATCCGTCGACGCGAGCGGGTGATCCGCATCTTTCCCAATCGAGAGTCCGCCTTACGGCTGCTTGGTGCGTTGCTGATGGAGATGGATGAGAAGTGGAGTACGGGCCGTCGCTACCTGGACATGACTGAGTACTGGGATTGGCGCAAAGTACAGAAAGAGACTTTGAAACAGGCTTCCAAGGTACACCATCTTCGCTAGGCGACCTGTTCTACCAAAGAGGGGATTTTACACACAAATTCGGACTTGATCCCATAATAGCATGTCAAGATTATCAAATACCGCAAAGTTACCGCAATAAAACCGCAAAAGAAGCTCAATGGAACCGATTATTCCAATTCATAAAGTAAAATAAGTTAAAAAAATATATCACCCTAAATTTTGTTATATTTTTTATTAGAACCATATGCTCTCTATAGGATATTTTTCGGCATTCTTTTTAAGTTTATCGAGTATGGCTTGCTCAATATCAATATCTAACTCATGAGCTAATAGGAGAGTATAAATAGCAACATCTGCAAGCTCATCCTTCAAATTTTGATAATTTTCCTTTGTAGCTTCTTCACTGTTTTTCCACTGAAAATTCTCCAGCAGCTCACTAGCTTCCAAAGTTAATGATATCGCAAGATCTTTAGGATTGTGAAATTGCTTCCAATTACGGTCATCTCGAAATTTTATCACTTCTTTTATTAGATGATTCATTTCATTCGCTCCTCGTATAGTATTTTTCAGATCCTCTGAAACAGAGAATTACCAGTAAAGATTTATTGTTTTTGGGGAGAATTTCCCACCATTAAAAACAAGCAAGGGACTGGACTTTTCGTGATGTTCCCAGACAATGAACATTAGGATCATTTGGGGAAATTCTTATATGCTCCTGTAGCTTTGTCTACTGGTTAAGTCTGTTTCCCCAGCTCTTGCTAGACCTTCTAACTCGCAGGCTGTTCCCTTTGGCAACCCATGCTCGAAGATAGCAGCTTCGAGGCAGCCCATGGCCCAAAGTGTGTTCTCATAACGAGGGTGTTGATCGGCAAGTGCGCTGGGGGCATCCCGAAGAGTCCATTTCCCTTGATCCTTAAACGAAAGGAGGTAATGCCCCGTGAAGTTATTTGTCGGAATTGACGTGAGCTCCAAAGACCTGAATGTGTGCATCATGAACCATGAGGGGGACACCCTGCAGTCTTTTACTGCCACCAACAGTCCCGATGGTGCTGGCTTCATTCGTGATCGTGTTCTCCACTTTTCCGATCAGTACGGCGTTAAAGAAATCCAGATTGGCATGGAGTCCACCTCTGTCTATAGTTCATCCGGCCATGTTTTTTCATGAAGATGAGGCTCTCGCGAGCCGTAACACCAAAGTGTACACCATCAACCCGAAGTTA contains the following coding sequences:
- a CDS encoding exosporium protein C yields the protein MRTRVIDYNAAEPRRRFNLATATTIPHSPNRMRLATIRLNTGPNRDTDDNKVELIGTVGVRGVTGISQLLFRIFRDGREIFDTQQGIESAGSEQNYAVTFQAIDSRVSGTHVYTLTVEDRATGTTANVVGPISFSGLATRRTESTNV
- a CDS encoding IS256 family transposase, translating into MAQYQINLNDEILHGLFQRDEAVARLIEQVLNQVLQAQVTEQLKAAPYERTEERQGYRNGTLPHTLTTRVGTLTLRVPRLRNGQFSTDLFMRYQRSEQALVLALMEMVVNGVSTRKVAKITEELCGTEFSKSTVSDLCKRLDPIVHAWNNRNLREHTYPFLIVDAMVLKIREEGRVRSRSVMIATGINEEGYREILGLMLGDSESEASWTEFFSWLKSRDLRGVDIVVSDSHSGLVNAVKAQFQGCTWQRCQTHFMRNLLDATPKSLQGDVYGRIRAILDAPDLKTARVLLNQVIEDYYEKAPRAMRVLEEGFDDVTAVLELPERYRKRLRTTNGQERLNEEIRRRERVIRIFPNRESALRLLGALLMEMDEKWSTGRRYLDMTEYWDWRKVQKETLKQASKVHHLR